Proteins encoded in a region of the Flammeovirga yaeyamensis genome:
- the argC gene encoding N-acetyl-gamma-glutamyl-phosphate reductase — protein MKVGIIGGAGMTGGELLRVVLNHPEVDIAYVHSRSQVGKPLHAVHKDLYGESDITFTGEIGAADVVFLCLGHGESVKFLEDNSFPSSTVIIDLSQDFRLGEGIVENRSMQLGDREFIYGLPEMQKEKIKSAKNIANPGCFATAIQIALLPLADAQKLNNEVHISAITGSTGAGVKLMASTAFTWRTSNISHYKAFQHQHLLEIGQSLNQLQNGFDHKINFIPYRGNFTRGILASCYLKSDLSQEEAVKLFKDYYADAAFTRVLDGPLDLKQVVNTNRGFISIEKHDDTLLITSAIDNLLKGAVGQAVQNMNLIFGLDEKTGLNLKPMAF, from the coding sequence ATGAAAGTTGGAATTATTGGCGGCGCCGGCATGACAGGCGGTGAATTATTAAGAGTAGTGTTAAATCACCCAGAAGTGGATATTGCTTATGTTCATAGCCGATCGCAAGTAGGTAAACCACTTCATGCAGTTCATAAAGACTTATATGGCGAAAGCGACATCACTTTTACGGGTGAAATTGGAGCAGCAGACGTTGTTTTCTTGTGCTTGGGCCACGGTGAGTCGGTGAAATTCTTAGAAGACAATTCATTCCCATCATCAACAGTAATCATCGATTTAAGTCAAGACTTTAGATTAGGTGAGGGGATTGTAGAAAATAGATCAATGCAATTGGGAGATCGTGAGTTCATTTACGGTTTACCTGAGATGCAAAAAGAGAAAATTAAGTCAGCAAAAAACATTGCCAATCCTGGCTGTTTTGCGACTGCCATTCAAATAGCTTTATTACCACTGGCTGACGCTCAGAAGTTGAACAATGAAGTACATATAAGTGCGATTACAGGTTCGACTGGTGCCGGTGTAAAGCTTATGGCAAGTACTGCGTTTACTTGGAGAACAAGTAACATCTCACATTATAAAGCCTTTCAACATCAGCATTTATTAGAAATTGGTCAGAGTCTAAATCAATTGCAAAATGGTTTCGACCACAAGATCAACTTCATTCCTTACAGAGGTAACTTCACAAGAGGAATTTTAGCTTCTTGTTATTTAAAATCAGATTTATCTCAAGAAGAAGCGGTAAAACTTTTCAAAGATTATTATGCTGATGCTGCATTCACTCGCGTTTTAGATGGTCCTTTAGATTTGAAACAAGTAGTGAACACCAACAGAGGTTTTATCAGCATCGAAAAACACGATGATACATTGTTGATTACCTCAGCAATTGATAACTTACTGAAAGGAGCTGTTGGACAAGCTGTTCAGAACATGAACTTGATTTTCGGATTGGACGAGAAGACAGGTTTGAACCTTAAACCAATGGCATTCTAA
- a CDS encoding aspartate aminotransferase family protein produces MANLFDVYPLFDITPVKGEDVWVYDEKGEKYLDLYGGHAVISIGHTHPHYKKQLSDQLENLVFYSNSIQNPLQKELASKLGEASCYHDWNLFLCNSGAEANENAFKLASFYNKKTKIISFTKGFHGRTSLAVAATDNKNIVAPCNAVHDTLILPFNDVEALKEAFAQHEICAVVVEGIQGIGGIYEPTVEFMQTIRTLCDDQNAVFIADEIQSGYGRSGRFFAHQWYDVIPDVVTMAKGMGNGFPIGGVFISPKFEAAYGMLGTTFGGNHLACAAGIAVLDVLKDENLIEKSVVVGEWLVEQLNSNPAIKEIRGKGLMLGIELNEAVAPLRKKLLFDHKIFTGASSNKNTVRLLPPLTLTKEQAQLFVDAFEAVTKEIA; encoded by the coding sequence ATGGCAAATTTATTTGATGTATATCCCTTATTTGATATCACTCCCGTAAAAGGTGAAGATGTTTGGGTATATGATGAAAAAGGCGAAAAATATCTAGACTTGTATGGTGGTCATGCCGTGATTTCGATCGGACATACCCACCCACATTATAAAAAACAACTATCTGATCAGTTAGAAAATTTGGTATTCTATTCTAACTCTATTCAGAATCCACTTCAAAAAGAATTAGCATCTAAATTAGGTGAAGCAAGTTGTTATCACGATTGGAATTTATTCTTATGTAATTCTGGAGCAGAGGCCAACGAAAATGCATTCAAATTGGCTTCATTCTACAATAAGAAAACGAAGATCATTTCTTTCACAAAAGGATTTCACGGAAGAACATCTTTAGCCGTTGCGGCTACAGATAACAAGAATATTGTGGCACCATGTAACGCAGTTCACGATACTTTAATCCTTCCATTTAACGATGTAGAAGCTTTAAAAGAGGCTTTTGCTCAACACGAAATCTGTGCAGTTGTAGTAGAAGGTATCCAAGGTATTGGAGGTATTTACGAACCAACAGTAGAATTCATGCAAACGATTAGAACTTTATGTGATGATCAAAATGCAGTTTTCATTGCCGATGAGATCCAATCAGGATACGGGCGATCAGGTAGATTCTTCGCACATCAGTGGTATGATGTTATTCCTGATGTGGTGACGATGGCCAAAGGAATGGGGAATGGATTCCCCATCGGTGGCGTATTCATCTCTCCTAAGTTCGAAGCAGCCTACGGTATGTTGGGGACAACATTTGGAGGAAATCACTTAGCCTGTGCAGCTGGTATTGCCGTACTAGACGTCTTGAAAGACGAAAACCTTATCGAAAAATCGGTAGTAGTAGGAGAGTGGTTAGTGGAGCAATTGAACTCAAATCCTGCCATCAAAGAAATTCGTGGAAAAGGATTGATGCTAGGTATCGAGTTAAATGAAGCGGTGGCACCTTTAAGAAAGAAATTATTGTTTGATCATAAGATCTTCACGGGGGCATCATCAAATAAAAACACGGTACGTTTATTACCACCACTTACATTAACGAAAGAGCAAGCACAATTATTTGTGGATGCTTTCGAAGCAGTAACTAAAGAAATCGCATAA
- a CDS encoding N-acetylornithine carbamoyltransferase, with amino-acid sequence MEKFLSVNDVQDVNEIVESALKIKANPEAYGDVGKNKMLGLLFFNPSLRTRLSTQRAARHLGMDVMVMNIDKDGWKIETEEGVIMDSDKAEHLKDAAAVISQYCDIIGVRSFPNLQNKEEDYSDSIMKDFVKYAKSPIVSLESATRHPLQSLADLVTIRENSDKPKKKVVLTWAPHPRALPQAVPNSFAEWMNAADDVELVITAPEGYELDPEFVGEATFTTNQDEALKGADFVYAKNWSSTKEYGKVVCKDNSWQITEEKMALTDNGKFMHCLPIRRNVVASDAVLDSENSLILEEANNRTFAAAAVLNEMLEAED; translated from the coding sequence ATGGAAAAATTTTTATCTGTAAACGATGTTCAGGATGTAAATGAAATCGTTGAAAGTGCATTAAAGATAAAAGCCAACCCTGAAGCCTACGGGGATGTTGGAAAAAATAAAATGTTGGGTCTATTGTTCTTCAACCCAAGTTTAAGAACAAGATTAAGTACACAACGTGCCGCTCGTCATTTAGGAATGGACGTGATGGTGATGAACATTGATAAAGACGGTTGGAAAATCGAAACTGAAGAAGGTGTAATCATGGACAGTGATAAAGCAGAGCATTTAAAAGATGCTGCTGCCGTAATCAGTCAATATTGTGATATCATCGGTGTGCGTTCTTTCCCTAACCTTCAAAATAAAGAGGAAGATTATTCTGATTCAATCATGAAAGATTTTGTGAAGTATGCAAAATCTCCGATTGTATCCTTAGAATCAGCTACTCGCCACCCACTACAATCTCTAGCAGATTTGGTAACCATCAGAGAAAATTCTGATAAACCAAAAAAGAAAGTAGTACTTACTTGGGCTCCTCACCCAAGAGCATTACCTCAAGCGGTACCTAATTCATTCGCTGAGTGGATGAACGCTGCTGATGATGTAGAATTAGTCATTACTGCACCTGAAGGTTACGAATTGGATCCTGAGTTTGTTGGTGAGGCAACTTTCACTACCAACCAAGACGAAGCTTTAAAAGGAGCCGACTTTGTTTATGCCAAAAACTGGTCATCTACAAAAGAATACGGTAAAGTGGTTTGCAAGGACAACTCTTGGCAAATTACAGAAGAGAAAATGGCTTTAACCGACAATGGTAAATTCATGCACTGTCTTCCAATCCGTAGAAACGTAGTGGCTAGCGACGCTGTATTGGATAGCGAAAACTCTCTTATCTTAGAGGAAGCGAATAATAGGACGTTTGCAGCTGCGGCGGTGTTGAATGAAATGCTTGAGGCAGAAGACTAG
- the argB gene encoding acetylglutamate kinase, translating into MKISVIKVGGNIINDEQALASFLDQFSALEGPKVLVHGGGKLATAMAKRLGIEPKMVDGRRVTDADTLEVVTMVYGGLVNKNIVAKLQAKGTNAIGLTGADANIIESDKRTGWEIDFGFVGDVRKANASPIIGLLEQGITPVVAPLTHNGEGQLLNTNADTMAQATAVALGQAGHEVSLRYCFEKAGVLLDINDDNSLVPVLNPQKFEEFKAEGVVADGMLPKLKNAFDAIDASVTEVWLGKVEGLLSKEPVGTKIVGS; encoded by the coding sequence ATGAAAATATCAGTCATAAAAGTTGGTGGCAACATCATTAACGACGAGCAAGCTTTAGCTAGTTTTCTGGATCAGTTTTCTGCTTTGGAAGGACCAAAAGTATTGGTACACGGTGGTGGCAAATTAGCTACAGCAATGGCCAAGCGTTTGGGTATCGAACCAAAAATGGTAGATGGAAGGCGTGTTACCGATGCAGATACTTTAGAAGTGGTAACGATGGTATATGGTGGATTAGTAAACAAGAATATTGTTGCTAAACTTCAAGCCAAAGGAACAAATGCAATTGGGTTAACAGGTGCTGATGCCAACATCATAGAATCTGATAAAAGAACAGGTTGGGAGATCGATTTTGGTTTTGTAGGTGATGTGCGTAAAGCCAATGCTTCTCCAATTATCGGTTTACTAGAACAAGGAATCACTCCTGTAGTAGCACCTTTAACTCATAATGGCGAAGGTCAGTTACTCAATACCAATGCAGACACAATGGCACAGGCAACCGCTGTGGCTTTAGGTCAGGCAGGACACGAAGTATCGCTTAGATACTGTTTCGAAAAAGCAGGTGTTCTTTTGGATATCAACGATGATAATTCATTAGTTCCAGTATTGAACCCTCAAAAGTTCGAAGAGTTCAAAGCAGAAGGAGTCGTTGCCGATGGCATGCTTCCAAAACTAAAAAATGCATTTGATGCTATCGATGCATCCGTAACCGAAGTATGGTTAGGGAAAGTGGAAGGGTTGCTTTCGAAGGAGCCTGTGGGGACGAAGATTGTAGGTAGTTAA
- a CDS encoding M20 family metallo-hydrolase — MKHTELVEKATALLKQMIATESLSREEDDVAEIVARFFIENEVEIHQYKNNILAQNVHFDEEKETILLNSHIDTVKPNKDWTLNPFEPKVIDDKLYGLGSNDAGGCLVSLIATFLYFYKRDDLPFNLVICASAEEEVSGKEGIADVWDQLPKIDFAIVGEPTLMQMAVAEKGLMVLDCVAEGESGHAARNEGVNAIYKAIKDIDWFRNYQFPKTSPTLGPIKMSVTVIDAGTQHNVVPSECKFVVDVRTTDAYSNLETLEIIKKEVGSTVTPRSTRLNPSGAPMDHPVIKAGLNLQKETYGSPTLSDQALMPIPSLKMGPGDSARSHTADEFIYLSEIAQGVEGYIKVLEGAIIIYRQ; from the coding sequence ATGAAACATACTGAATTAGTAGAAAAAGCGACTGCATTATTAAAGCAAATGATTGCGACAGAATCTTTAAGTAGAGAAGAAGATGATGTGGCAGAAATTGTTGCTCGCTTTTTTATTGAAAATGAAGTAGAAATACATCAATATAAAAATAATATTTTGGCTCAGAATGTACATTTTGATGAGGAGAAGGAGACCATTCTTCTGAACTCTCATATTGATACAGTAAAGCCCAATAAGGATTGGACCTTAAATCCTTTTGAACCAAAGGTAATCGATGATAAACTTTATGGTTTGGGGAGTAATGATGCAGGAGGGTGTTTGGTTAGTTTAATCGCGACCTTCCTTTATTTTTATAAGAGGGACGACCTTCCTTTTAACTTAGTGATTTGTGCCTCTGCAGAAGAAGAGGTATCAGGTAAAGAAGGGATTGCTGATGTTTGGGATCAATTGCCTAAGATTGATTTTGCTATTGTTGGTGAACCTACTTTGATGCAAATGGCAGTGGCCGAAAAAGGGCTGATGGTTTTGGATTGTGTTGCTGAAGGAGAATCGGGTCATGCTGCTAGGAATGAAGGAGTAAATGCAATTTACAAAGCCATTAAAGATATTGATTGGTTTAGAAATTATCAGTTCCCGAAGACATCGCCTACTTTGGGGCCAATTAAGATGTCGGTAACAGTAATTGATGCTGGAACGCAACATAATGTGGTGCCCTCAGAATGTAAGTTTGTAGTCGATGTAAGAACAACAGATGCTTACTCTAACTTGGAAACCTTAGAGATTATCAAAAAGGAAGTGGGAAGTACGGTGACCCCAAGATCAACTCGATTAAATCCGTCGGGTGCACCTATGGATCATCCGGTAATTAAGGCAGGGTTGAACCTGCAAAAAGAAACTTATGGCTCTCCAACTTTATCAGATCAAGCTTTAATGCCCATTCCTTCATTAAAAATGGGACCTGGCGACTCCGCAAGATCACATACTGCGGATGAATTCATATATTTGTCTGAGATTGCTCAAGGCGTTGAAGGATACATCAAAGTCTTAGAAGGAGCAATCATTATTTACCGTCAATAA
- the argH gene encoding argininosuccinate lyase: protein MKLWQKSTYTVNEKVDKFTVGKDRELDILLAPYDVKGSMAHATMLAEVGLLTEEDKDTLLKGLQEIYEEIERGEFVIEDGVEDVHSQVEMLLTQRYGDVGKRLHSGRSRNDQVLLDLKLYLRDAIKNVADHTKSLFDTLVEKSEEFKDYLMPGYTHMQVAMPSSFGLWLGAYAESLVDDMVMLKAAYDITDRNPLGSAAGYGSSFPLNRTRTTELMDFQTMAVNVVYAQMGRGKTEYHVANAMASVAATVAKLSMDGCMYAGGNFGFLKFPNEFTTGSSIMPHKKNPDVLELTRARCNQITSLPTQIMSVLSNLPVGYHRDLQQIKEMLLPAFEMLNDCLEMTKLMFEKMEPTKDLLEAPIYDYLFSVEEVNKLVLQGIPFREAYVIVGEGIEKGEYNPERSVNHNHEGSIGNLGNDIIKKRMEEVYNF from the coding sequence ATGAAACTTTGGCAAAAATCAACGTATACAGTAAACGAGAAAGTAGACAAGTTTACAGTTGGAAAAGATAGAGAACTAGATATCCTCTTAGCACCTTACGATGTGAAAGGTTCCATGGCACATGCTACTATGTTGGCAGAAGTGGGATTGTTAACGGAGGAAGATAAGGACACTTTACTAAAAGGTTTACAAGAAATATACGAGGAGATCGAAAGAGGGGAGTTTGTCATTGAAGACGGTGTGGAAGATGTACACTCTCAAGTAGAGATGTTATTGACGCAACGTTATGGTGATGTGGGTAAGCGTTTGCACTCGGGTAGATCAAGAAATGACCAAGTTTTATTGGACTTGAAGTTATACTTGCGTGATGCCATCAAAAATGTAGCTGACCATACGAAATCACTTTTTGATACCCTAGTAGAGAAATCAGAAGAATTTAAAGACTATTTGATGCCGGGTTATACGCACATGCAAGTAGCGATGCCTTCCTCTTTTGGTTTATGGTTAGGTGCTTACGCTGAGTCATTAGTTGACGATATGGTGATGCTAAAAGCGGCTTACGATATCACTGATAGAAACCCTCTAGGTTCTGCAGCAGGTTATGGTTCATCTTTCCCATTAAATAGAACAAGAACTACTGAGTTGATGGACTTCCAAACAATGGCCGTCAATGTAGTTTATGCACAAATGGGTAGAGGTAAAACGGAATATCATGTAGCAAATGCTATGGCATCCGTAGCGGCTACTGTGGCGAAATTATCAATGGACGGTTGTATGTATGCTGGTGGTAACTTCGGTTTCTTGAAATTCCCTAACGAATTCACCACAGGATCGAGTATCATGCCTCATAAAAAGAACCCTGATGTATTGGAGTTAACTAGAGCAAGATGTAATCAAATTACTTCTTTACCGACTCAAATTATGTCAGTTTTAAGTAATCTTCCAGTAGGTTACCACAGAGATCTTCAACAAATTAAAGAGATGTTGTTACCAGCTTTCGAAATGTTGAACGACTGCTTGGAGATGACCAAGTTAATGTTCGAAAAGATGGAGCCAACAAAAGATCTTTTAGAAGCACCAATCTATGATTACTTGTTCTCAGTAGAAGAAGTAAACAAACTTGTACTTCAAGGCATTCCTTTCAGAGAAGCCTACGTGATTGTAGGTGAAGGTATCGAAAAAGGAGAATATAATCCTGAAAGATCGGTCAATCATAACCACGAAGGTTCGATTGGCAATCTTGGAAATGATATTATTAAGAAAAGAATGGAGGAAGTGTATAACTTCTAG
- a CDS encoding DUF481 domain-containing protein — translation MDSLEMINGDVIVGEIKSLDRGVVEIETDYSDANFKIEWDGIKKIICNTKFSVTLSNGDRYYGSIVSSDDGLYKIISDDSVQHSINPKDVVYLKSINQTFLSKLSASVDVGYNFTKANNLSQLNTNIFIAYNTNKWILTLNVNSIRSVQDNVDPIVRDEGSFTGNYFLPKDFYATASISYLTNTEQSINLRLTTSGGFGKYVLHTNKAYWGFSTGVSVLNESFNQTLDEDGNPFTKASTTSSEWYLGTDLNLFDIGDLSFNATGKGYRSLDNNSRWRVDAGANLKYDLPYDFYIKTGYKMNFDTQPAEAGKELDYQYTLGFGWEL, via the coding sequence ATGGACTCACTAGAAATGATTAATGGTGATGTTATCGTGGGTGAAATAAAAAGTTTAGATAGAGGTGTTGTAGAAATTGAAACTGATTATTCTGATGCTAATTTTAAAATTGAATGGGATGGCATCAAAAAGATAATTTGTAACACTAAGTTCTCCGTAACCCTTTCTAATGGCGATAGATATTATGGCAGTATCGTTTCTTCTGATGATGGTCTATATAAAATCATTTCAGATGATAGTGTTCAGCATTCCATCAATCCAAAAGATGTGGTGTATTTAAAATCCATCAATCAAACGTTTTTAAGTAAACTATCTGCAAGTGTTGATGTGGGGTATAATTTCACAAAAGCCAATAATTTGTCACAGTTGAATACCAATATTTTTATTGCTTACAATACCAATAAATGGATATTAACCTTGAATGTAAACAGTATCCGATCTGTTCAGGATAATGTCGATCCCATAGTAAGAGATGAAGGTTCTTTTACGGGTAATTACTTCCTCCCTAAAGACTTTTATGCCACTGCTAGTATCAGTTATTTAACCAATACAGAACAGTCAATCAATCTTCGATTAACTACATCAGGTGGTTTTGGTAAATATGTATTGCATACCAATAAAGCATATTGGGGCTTTTCTACGGGTGTTTCTGTTTTGAATGAATCCTTCAATCAAACATTGGATGAAGATGGAAATCCTTTTACCAAAGCATCCACGACCAGTTCTGAATGGTATTTGGGCACAGATCTAAATTTATTTGATATTGGAGATTTATCGTTTAATGCAACAGGAAAAGGATACCGTTCTTTGGATAACAATAGTCGTTGGAGAGTCGATGCGGGAGCCAACTTAAAGTACGATTTACCTTATGACTTCTACATCAAAACAGGATATAAAATGAACTTCGATACACAGCCTGCTGAAGCTGGTAAAGAGTTGGATTATCAGTACACATTGGGTTTTGGTTGGGAGTTGTAA
- a CDS encoding DEAD/DEAH box helicase: protein MTFEELKLNNFLRNAIEDLEYVNVTPIQKEAFPVIGSGKDIIGIAQTGTGKTMAYLLPILQNLKFSNQDDPRVLIVVPTRELVAQVVEEIEALTKYMSVRTVGVYGGANINTQKQKVHEGLDILVGTPGRVLDIALAGVLKFKSLQKFVIDEVDEMLDLGFRPQLTRIMDLLPHRRQNIMFSATITDDVQELINTFFSKPEKVEIARTGTPADKVTQRAYHVPNFYTKVNMLEYLLDHEEDMEKVLVFVRNKKLADRLHEHVEKKFPEQTGIIHSNKSQNYRFRMLESFENGTFKFLIATDIIARGLDIKGITHVINFDTPEVPEEYIHRIGRTGRADEKGLAITFINEAEQLYQMQIEELMGKAIPLEPMPEEVKISDIFSEEEKPKISDRDYLQDIRPKRSSGGGAFHTKQGINNPENQTKKVHRGPKKTKPVNRGRLKRKFRKK from the coding sequence GTGACTTTCGAAGAATTAAAACTTAATAATTTCCTTAGAAATGCTATTGAGGATCTGGAATATGTAAATGTAACTCCTATCCAAAAAGAAGCTTTTCCTGTTATCGGATCCGGTAAAGATATTATAGGTATTGCACAAACGGGTACAGGTAAAACTATGGCTTACCTCTTACCTATTTTGCAAAATCTTAAATTTTCGAATCAAGATGATCCGAGAGTTTTGATTGTTGTACCTACGCGTGAATTAGTAGCACAAGTAGTGGAAGAGATTGAGGCACTCACCAAATACATGTCAGTAAGAACTGTAGGTGTATATGGTGGAGCAAACATCAATACTCAAAAACAGAAAGTACACGAAGGACTTGATATCCTAGTAGGTACTCCTGGTAGAGTATTGGATATCGCTTTGGCTGGCGTCTTAAAATTTAAATCACTTCAAAAATTTGTCATTGATGAAGTCGACGAGATGTTGGATCTAGGTTTCCGACCTCAGTTAACTCGTATCATGGATTTACTTCCACATCGTCGTCAGAACATCATGTTCTCTGCAACGATCACTGATGATGTGCAAGAACTTATCAACACTTTCTTCAGTAAACCTGAAAAAGTAGAGATTGCAAGAACAGGTACTCCTGCAGATAAAGTAACACAAAGAGCCTATCATGTCCCTAACTTCTACACGAAAGTAAATATGCTAGAGTATTTACTGGATCATGAAGAAGATATGGAAAAAGTGTTGGTCTTTGTTCGAAATAAAAAATTAGCCGATCGTTTACACGAACATGTGGAGAAGAAATTCCCCGAACAAACAGGTATTATCCACTCCAATAAATCTCAGAATTACAGATTTAGAATGTTGGAAAGCTTCGAGAACGGTACGTTTAAATTCTTAATTGCCACAGATATTATTGCACGTGGTTTGGACATCAAAGGTATTACGCATGTAATTAACTTCGATACTCCAGAAGTTCCAGAAGAATATATCCATAGAATTGGTAGAACGGGTCGTGCCGATGAGAAAGGTTTGGCCATCACTTTTATCAATGAAGCAGAACAACTGTATCAGATGCAAATTGAGGAGTTGATGGGGAAAGCCATTCCTTTGGAGCCTATGCCGGAAGAAGTAAAGATATCCGACATCTTCTCTGAGGAAGAAAAACCAAAAATTTCTGATAGAGATTATTTACAAGACATTCGTCCGAAACGTTCTTCGGGGGGCGGGGCATTCCATACCAAACAGGGCATCAATAACCCTGAGAATCAAACGAAAAAAGTGCATCGTGGTCCTAAGAAAACCAAGCCTGTCAATAGAGGAAGGTTAAAAAGGAAGTTCAGAAAAAAATAA
- a CDS encoding thioredoxin fold domain-containing protein, translating to MNKQIVLTMLLLFQYSIMAYAQNTIHFETKEWDEILQLSENEGKLIYFGITTKWSQPCQNFVNNVYKDKKVSEYFNEEFINMNRDLEDQLSKEFVSRYSIRSFPAHLFFNEKGQLIHLMKGAMPPNVFLSRCKKVEDPSYQYYTIKNKIRSEEEVTFEEYLNYCSSTFELGVKDEKACEEFIKLLDEDKLADPKVMDVVCHTLYHSNVRDQAFTFFVEHHDKLLSHIQTKNLENIYTQLVKNTLSKNLEEKNPVVFEKEMYVLKQYLPNHFSVKAAFIYEPKFYLSIGDHQKAFFRIKDNFEAAKKIKDHKVMSHCNDWAWMIYTTSENPSYLNNALSWVEYGISEDHNTLDMMDTQAHLYYKLGMFEKAEKVAIEVKNAYDKKGVDSKKMTDLLQQIKLN from the coding sequence ATGAATAAGCAAATAGTACTAACAATGCTCCTATTGTTTCAGTATAGTATTATGGCATATGCACAGAATACTATTCACTTCGAAACAAAAGAATGGGATGAAATATTACAACTGTCTGAAAACGAAGGAAAACTCATCTATTTTGGCATCACCACAAAATGGAGTCAGCCTTGCCAAAACTTTGTAAACAACGTTTATAAAGACAAGAAAGTAAGCGAATATTTCAACGAAGAATTCATCAATATGAATCGAGACTTAGAAGATCAGCTCTCCAAAGAGTTTGTGTCTAGGTACAGTATTCGATCGTTTCCTGCACATTTATTTTTCAATGAAAAAGGTCAACTCATTCATTTGATGAAAGGAGCGATGCCTCCTAATGTCTTTTTATCAAGATGTAAAAAAGTAGAAGATCCTTCCTACCAATATTATACAATCAAGAATAAAATCCGTAGTGAGGAGGAGGTGACCTTCGAAGAATACCTTAATTATTGCTCAAGTACTTTCGAATTAGGAGTAAAAGACGAAAAAGCATGCGAAGAATTTATCAAGCTATTGGATGAAGATAAATTAGCTGATCCTAAAGTGATGGATGTCGTTTGCCATACCCTTTATCATTCGAATGTGAGAGACCAAGCATTTACGTTTTTTGTGGAGCATCACGATAAATTACTCTCGCATATTCAAACAAAGAATTTAGAAAACATCTACACTCAATTAGTAAAGAATACATTATCAAAGAATCTGGAGGAGAAGAACCCTGTAGTATTTGAGAAGGAGATGTATGTGTTAAAGCAATACCTACCTAATCATTTTTCAGTAAAAGCAGCCTTTATCTACGAACCAAAATTCTACTTATCCATAGGAGATCATCAAAAAGCATTCTTTAGAATTAAAGACAACTTCGAAGCAGCCAAGAAGATCAAAGATCATAAAGTAATGAGTCATTGTAACGATTGGGCATGGATGATCTATACCACATCAGAAAACCCAAGCTACCTAAATAATGCATTAAGCTGGGTGGAATACGGTATCAGCGAAGATCACAATACACTCGATATGATGGATACTCAAGCACATTTATATTATAAATTGGGTATGTTTGAAAAAGCAGAGAAAGTAGCCATCGAGGTGAAAAACGCCTATGATAAAAAGGGTGTGGATAGTAAAAAGATGACAGACCTGCTTCAACAAATCAAATTAAACTAA
- a CDS encoding DUF1697 domain-containing protein, with protein MKLVAILRGINVGGKRKILMADLKKLVEELGGTDITTYIQSGNVIFSSDEIDPQVWSKRLEKGIADTFGFDVPVIVLQQQQWQELIDNNPYKNEEINQLHVTILDSLPKEENKQKLAEVKSGADQYQIINKAVYLFCAGKYHETKLGNNVIEKKLGVKATTRNWKMVGKVRSLLET; from the coding sequence ATGAAACTCGTTGCTATTTTAAGAGGAATAAATGTCGGTGGGAAAAGGAAGATCCTCATGGCCGATCTAAAGAAATTAGTCGAAGAACTAGGAGGAACTGATATCACTACCTACATACAAAGCGGTAATGTTATTTTCTCTTCTGATGAAATTGACCCTCAAGTTTGGTCAAAACGCCTAGAAAAAGGAATAGCAGATACTTTCGGCTTCGATGTTCCAGTAATCGTCCTTCAACAACAACAATGGCAAGAATTAATTGATAATAACCCCTATAAAAACGAAGAAATCAATCAACTTCACGTCACAATCCTAGACAGCCTACCCAAAGAAGAAAACAAACAAAAACTTGCCGAAGTAAAAAGCGGAGCCGACCAATATCAAATCATCAACAAAGCAGTGTATTTGTTCTGTGCGGGAAAATACCACGAAACGAAATTAGGAAACAACGTGATTGAGAAGAAGCTTGGGGTGAAGGCGACAACGAGGAATTGGAAAATGGTGGGGAAAGTAAGGAGCCTTTTGGAAACCTAA